The following coding sequences are from one Lolium rigidum isolate FL_2022 chromosome 6, APGP_CSIRO_Lrig_0.1, whole genome shotgun sequence window:
- the LOC124666895 gene encoding ubiquitin-conjugating enzyme E2 variant 1C-like has product MASSGDAAGVVVPRNFRLLEELERGEKGIGDGTVSYGMDDADDIYMRSWTGTIIGPHNTVHEGRIYQLKLFCDKDYPDRPPTVRFHSRINMTCVNPETGLVDQRKFNLLSNWRREYTMENILIQLKKEMATSHNRKLVQPPEGTFY; this is encoded by the exons ATGGCGTCCAGCGGTGACGCGGCCGGAGTTGTCG TGCCGAGGAACTTCAGACTCCTGGAAGAGCTTGAGAGAGGAGAGAAGGGCATCGGGGATGGAACAGTTAGCTATGGAATGGATGATGCTGATGATATATACATGCGCTCTTGGACAGGAACAATAATTGGTCCCCACAAC ACTGTCCATGAGGGCCGAATTTATCAATTAAAGCTTTTCTGTGACAAGGACTATCCAGACAGGCCACCGACTGTTAGATTCCACTCAAGAATCAATATGACCTGTGTAAATCCTGAGACTGGATTG GTTGACCAAAGGAAGTTTAACCTGTTATCCAACTGGCGCCGGGAGTACACAATGGAGAACATCTTGATACAGCTTAAGAAAGAAATGGCGACATCACACAACAGGAAACTAGTGCAGCCTCCGGAGGGAACATTCTACTGA
- the LOC124666249 gene encoding uncharacterized protein LOC124666249 translates to MDPNQMMMPRPRSFPMWPPPPPTSSDAMPPPQLPFLPPPNRGWKRKNPNPNSNSAAYQPPAIGDLQVQNRAKARRWFKPNPNSNRRPFFHKPKAKAPRNTSSFIIRAKRAGGIAPLVSPSPVTPAVLPTPVISPAHDERLLSDVLAQQQWGVDGYGSMKGLIRLRPANHAPSSSSDDDDSSGGSDVEEHVEVERRLDHDLSRFEMVYPQPGAVFEDDDELYDQNQDDDVDVHVARLEEENLTLKERLFLMEQEVGDMRRRLEAIEARFSDGAAVAAAAAAAVENVTEVGNAIAAAGADDAVEQALENGTERGDANADAVEVVALQNGTGSGAAGAVNHTVEEALKNDTEMGDATADADNTFEDSTEKGDASDNGRANKSLENGSVEPEKSGKEEESYSAGSEKNAEIGDAASAQGNGQEA, encoded by the exons ATGGATCCCAACCAG ATGATGATGCCCCGGCCCCGGAGCTTCCCCATGTGGCCACCGCccccacccacctcctccgacgccaTGCCGCCGCCCCAGCTGCCGTTCCTCCCCCCACCCAACCGCGGCTGGAAGCGCAAGAACCCCAACCCCAACTCCAACTCCGCCGCCTACCAGCCCCCCGCCATCGGCGACCTCCAGGTGCAGAACCGCGCCAAGGCCCGCCGCTGGTTCAAACCCAACCCCAACAGCAACCGGAGGCCCTTCTTCCACAAGCCCAAGGCCAAGGCCCCGCGCAACACCTCCTCCTTCATCATCCGCGCCAAGCGCGCGGGGGGCATCGCGCCGCTCGTCTCCCCGAGCCCCGTCACCCCCGCCGTGCTGCCCACCCCCGTCATCTCCCCCGCCCACGACGAGAGGCTCCTCTCCGACGTGCTGGCGCAGCAGCAGTGGGGCGTCGACGGCTACGGCTCCATGAAGGGCCTCATCCGCCTCCGCCCCGCCAACcacgccccctcctcctcctccgatgacGACGACTCCAGCGGGGGAAGCGATGTGGAGGAGCACGTGGAGGTcgagaggaggctcgaccacgacCTCAGCAGGTTCGAGATGGTCTACCCGCAGCCTGGCGCCGTgtttgaggacgacgatgaactgtATGACCAGAACCAGGATGATGATGTGGATGTGCATGTGGCGAGGCTGGAGGAGGAGAATCTCACGCTCAAGGAGCGACTCTTTCTCATGGAGCAGGAGGTGGGAGACATGAGGCGACGTCTGGAGGCCATCGAGGCACGATTCTCTGAcggtgctgctgttgctgctgctgctgctgctgctgtggaGAATGTCACTGAGGTTGGTAATGCTATTGCTGCAGCTGGTGCTGATGACGCAGTTGAGCAGGCTCTGGAGAATGGCACTGAGAGGGGTGATGCTAATGCTGACGCTGTCGAGGTGGTGGCTCTGCAGAATGGCACTGGGAGTGGTGCAGCTGGTGCTGTCAACCACACCGTTGAGGAGGCTCTGAAGAATGACACTGAGATGGGCGATGCCACCGCTGATGCTGACAACACATTTGAGGATAGCACTGAGAAGGGTGATGCGTCTGATAATGGCCGAGCCAACAAGTCTCTAGAGAATGGCAGTGTAGAGCCTGAGAAGAGCGGCAAGGAGGAGGAGAGCTACAGTGCAGGTTCGGAGAAGAACGCTGAGATTGGTGATGCTGCAAGCGCCCAGGGCAATGGCCAAGAGGCCTGA